A genomic region of Oryza glaberrima chromosome 1, OglaRS2, whole genome shotgun sequence contains the following coding sequences:
- the LOC127762782 gene encoding probable staphylococcal-like nuclease CAN1 — protein sequence MGNSIYRFLCGLCSPSPEYQPHGAHPAVAALGRDIQQFEATSQVPDGLSRHVVSSKKAQANWYKKLIVTWKKARPAPRTPEEAARLVVTTLKNHQKADVEGFLVFYGLPIPNAAATASTPAPHTAHVPKPQGCKFELHTLPVDAKAVADGDTITVYIDTADPRESGNVPREIQKAAAERTRARAARDYQKADGLQKMIADAGYRQVPNARGEEVLAKKYRIRLRGIDAPESAMPYGKEAKEALLKMVQGKSLKVYVYDEDRYGRCVGDIYSDGVFVQEQMLKKGCAWHYTAYDQRPELAKWEKQAQSGRKGLWAASRPQKPWEWRRDKRNGTA from the exons ATGGGGAACAGCATATACAGGTTCCTGTGCGGCctctgctcgccgtcgccggagtacCAGCCGCACGGCGCGCAccccgccgtcgcggcgctTGGCCGGGACATCCAGCAGTTCGAGGCCACCTCGCAG GTTCCGGATGGGCTGAGCCGGCATGTAGTCTCCTCCAAGAAAGCGCAGGCTAATTG GTACAAGAAGCTGATAGTGACATGGAAGAAAGCCAGGCCGGCGCCGAGGACGCCGGAGGAAGCCGCGCGGCTCGTCGTCACCACGCTGAAGAATCATCAGAAAGCAGACGTCGAG GGATTCTTGGTTTTCTATGGCCTTCCAATTCCAAacgcagcagcaacagcaagtaCCCCTGCGCCTCACACTGCACACGTCCCAAAACCACAAGGTTGCAAGTTTGAGCTGCACACTCTCCCG GTCGATGCAAAGGCCGTGGCCGACGGAGACACGATCACCGTGTACATTGACACGGCCGATCCTCGGGAGTCCGGCAATGTTCCCCGTGAAATTCAGAAAGCGGCGGCCGAACGGACAAGGGCGCGCGCGGCCAGGGATTACCAGAAGGCCGACGGGTTGCAGAAGATGATAGCTGATGCAGGATATAG GCAAGTTCCTAACGCGAGAGGCGAGGAAGTCCTCGCAAAGAAGTACAGGATCAGGCTAAG GGGGATTGATGCGCCGGAGAGCGCCATGCCGTACGGCAAGGAGGCAAAAGAGGCGCTTCTGAAAATGGTGCAGGGAAAGAGCCTGAAGGTCTATGTGTATGATGAGGACCGGTATGGTAGATGCGTCGGAGATATCTACAGCGATGGGGTGTTTGTTCAG GAGCAAATGTTGAAAAAAGGATGTGCATGGCACTATACTGCCTATGACCAACGACCAGAGCTGGCCAAG TGGGAGAAACAGGCGCAATCTGGCAGGAAGGGCTTGTGGGCGGCGTCAAGGCCACAGAAGCCATGGGAATGGAGGAGGGACAAGCGCAATGGTACAGCATGA
- the LOC127767601 gene encoding uncharacterized protein LOC127767601 — MNGGAEFIRPKAQQNLQKVGPRKDTAHEPMIHIRKKPTSNAPRPTQLGSHATDARTPPRRRRLGLATASARLRRRRAGRACRLGAGWLAGLLLLQVQICGPERRGAPRARVLGGGMYAAHRHRRERGAHAHGGGGGGGGGGGAKERRGTSPVLFCFVAAAVLVGNACHGLFPQKKVSSHGFNWIMSLTPKPQGVKYELHTLPFLQVDSKAVTDGDTITVHVVTADHPGSLNVPQEVQRTAADRAEALMTKNYQRADELQKIILDAGFRQVTDSRGGQVLMKKYRIRLRGIDAPETSMPYGREAKEELTMLVQGKRLKISVYGNDRYSRLVGDVDCNGVFVQEHMLKKGLAWHYIAYDQRPELARWENQAKASQIGLWSLPNPDKPWEWRKEKRIRNSRQGKISRGFQLI, encoded by the exons ATGAACGGAGGTGCTGAGTTCATTAGACCTAAGGCCCAACAAAATCTCCAAAAAGTAGGCCCAAGAAAGGATACAGCCCATGAGCCCATGATACACATTCGAAAGAAGCCCACCAGTAACGCTCCCAGGCCGACCCAGCTCGGTTCGCACGCCACGGACGCGCGaaccccgccgcgccggcgccgcctcggcctcgccacGGCTTCCGCtcgcctgcgccggcggcgagcgggaagAGCTTGCCGCCTGGGCGCCGGGTGGCTggctggcctcctcctcctccaggtcCAGATCTGCGGGCCGGAACGGCGTGGTGCACCACGGGCTCGGGTGCTTGGTGGTGGCATGTACGCCGCTCACAGGCATCGCCGCGAGAGGGGTGCCCatgcccacggcggcggcggcggaggaggaggaggaggaggagctaaGGAGCGGCGCGGTACGTCGCCGGTGCTGTTCTGCTTTGTAGCCGCTGCTGTCCTCGTCGGAAATGCCTGCCACGGGCTGTTCCCGCAG AAGAAGGTATCAAGCCATGGATTTAATTGGATAATGTCGTTGACGCCCAAACCTCAAGGTGTTAAGTATGAGCTGCACACGCTCCCC TTTCTTCAGGTGGATTCTAAGGCTGTAACTGACGGCGACACGATTACTGTTCACGTTGTCACAGCTGATCACCCGGGGTCTTTGAATGTGCCCCAGGAAGTTCAGAGAACAGCGGCTGACCGTGCCGAAGCACTGATGACCAAGAATTATCAGAGGGCTGATGAATTGCAGAAGATCATACTTGATGCAGGGTTTAG GCAAGTTACTGACTCAAGAGGTGGACAGGTTCTCATGAAGAAATACCGGATTAGGCTAAG AGGCATCGATGCACCAGAGACCTCAATGCCTTATGGCAGAGAAGCAAAGGAGGAGCTAACAATGCTGGTGCAGGGAAAGAGACTGAAGATTTCTGTGTATGGCAATGACCGGTACAGTCGATTAGTTGGAGATGTCGATTGCAATGGGGTATTCGTGCAG GAACACATGCTGAAGAAAGGGCTTGCATGGCACTACATTGCCTATGATCAACGACCGGAGCTTGCCAGG TGGGAGAATCAGGCAAAAGCGAGTCAAATTGGTTTATGGTCTTTGCCGAACCCTGACAAACCATGGGAATGGAGGAAGGAGAAGCGCATCAGGAATTCAAGACAGGGTAAAATCAGCCGTGGATTTCAGTtgatttag